The Vicinamibacteria bacterium DNA window AGGAAAAAGCGACCAGGAACTCGTTGGGACACTGGGTGCAGCGGACGCGGGCGAAACCCGCCGCCTCCGCGAGGCTACGGCGAGCCTGGCCGAAGCTCGAAGAGCGAAGGCCGGATTCGAAAAGGCCGCAGTCATAATATCTGGCGACGGCCGTGTCGTAGTATCCCCGCCAGAAGCCGTATCGCCGTTCGAAGCGCTCTTCCCAATTACCCTTGACGGTGTCGTAGTGAGCATCGAGGAGTTGATAGAGGGGAGTGGCGCGTGGGTTTCTCTGGCGGTAACGGTATGGAGCTGAGCAGACGTCGACCCCGGCCGTGAAGGCTTGCGTGAGCGCCATGACGCCCATGGCGGATCAGGACGTAATCGAGCACGGGAACCCTCCCTCGTGGCTCGGGAAAAGTGAGGCTTACGTGAGCATCTCTTGTCGGCGGTCTCCAAGTCGTGGAACACGAGACTCTTT harbors:
- a CDS encoding transposase zinc-binding domain-containing protein produces the protein MALTQAFTAGVDVCSAPYRYRQRNPRATPLYQLLDAHYDTVKGNWEERFERRYGFWRGYYDTAVARYYDCGLFESGLRSSSFGQARRSLAEAAGFARVRCTQCPNEFLVAFSCKGRGLCPSCGAKRAAIFSELLKSQILADVPHAQWVFSLPKMLRPYSLYHRELLGDLARLAYETVHEMMLAAVEVDATDARPGMVAVIQTFLP